A part of Aegilops tauschii subsp. strangulata cultivar AL8/78 chromosome 2, Aet v6.0, whole genome shotgun sequence genomic DNA contains:
- the LOC141041022 gene encoding uncharacterized protein encodes MNGIAPTNIITDQDIAMAQSIKKMFPTSVHRCCRWHIMKKAQEKLGSMLARNPGLSRDFNECVDFSLTPEEFETGWNALLLKYEGMLDTHFENLYNYRATWVPCYFKHQFFPFLQSTQHDEGFNAVLKRYVNPHKSILNFVKQYQKIQTHILVREGAKDYRTEHLQTELWSSYPIEKQAYEAYTRDLYVKFRTEFALIARYNVRPHGSNLYEVYPNQEWVVKYGSRSYYVTCEPSAEDYRCECCIMDRDGMLCCHILKVFTQLGVNKIPEKYIIRRWTPLAIPDAPPAPDHEPDELPEQSKKEIRLANMQMDFANLAHGASAPDAATDIVKKHMRAARQEIKNLKLSRKKKTSASSSSNPGGPPPPPSSSVPPGSGNPATSSSHKANRPAPPPNGPVQTPPGPRTQQPTSAPHQKIAATKVPSPMNIALHEQASSATAPFQKGPTPVHYGPVPASWRPPPPPRMPAPRMPAQATRMCVPQPRGPILQPRDPTLQNRDLAPEAMSPATHPARTEQRPRGPRGYAQQPRPPAIVYLLPNTSATSGGLMAWTAPQTLNSPTGSGQYAIRSTFSRQNADPLLVPSPQTTSDERVQLGVASLGKGPAIPEGAPVLDPDLVYPTTTADPTIPRDPPKSTTKGRAKQRRIQSALELHPKRKNKCSYCSSTDHNSALCKTRLV; translated from the coding sequence ATGAATGGTATAGCACCAACCAACATCATAACTGACCAAGACATTGCGATGGCACAATCCATCAAAAAGATGTTTCCTACGAGTGTGCATCGTTGTTGCCGTTGGCATATAATGAAGAAGGCACAAGAGAAGCTTGGATCAATGTTGGCGCGAAACCCTGGTTTGTCGCGTGATTTCAATGAATGTGTTGACTTCAGCTTGACACCAGAGGAGTTTGAGACAGGATGGAATGCTCTGTTGTTGAAGTATGAGGGTATGCTTGACACCCACTTTGAGAATCTATACAACTACCGGGCAACGTGGGTTCCTTGTTACTTCAAGCACCAGTTCTTCCCTTTCTTGCAATCAACCCAGCACGATGAGGGGTTCAACGCTGTCCTTAAGCGATATGTGAACCCACATAAATCCATCTTGAACTTCGTGAAGCAGTACCAAAAAATTCAAACCCACATACTAGTCCGAGAAGGTGCCAAAGACTATAGAACAGAGCATTTGCAGACTGAACTGTGGTCATCTTACCCCATTGAGAAGCAAGCTTATGAGGCCTACACCAGGGACTTGTATGTTAAGTTTCGAACAGAGTTTGCGTTGATTGCGAGGTACAATGTACGGCCTCATGGTTCTAACTTGTATGAAGTTTACCCCAACCAGGAGTGGGTTGTGAAGTATGGATCTAGAAGCTACTACGTGACATGTGAACCAAGTGCTGAAGACTATAGATGTGAATGTTGCATAATGGACAGGGATGGCATGCTTTGTTGCCATATTTTGAAAGTTTTCACGCAACTGGGTGTCAATAAAATCCCTGAGAAGTACATCATTCGCAGATGGACTCCACTGGCAATACCTGATGCACCACCTGCTCCTGATCATGAGCCCGATGAGTTAccagaacagtcaaagaaagagatTCGACTTGCAAACATGCAAATGGATTTTGCAAATCTTGCCCACGGAGCTAGCGCACCTGATGCTGCTACAGACATTGTAAAGAAACATATGCGTGCAGCACGGCAAGAAATTAAAAATCTGAAGTTGTCAAGGAAAAAAAAGACATCGGCATCATCTAGTAGCAACCCTGGTGGGCCTCCACCGCCGCCTAGTTCTTCAGTACCGCCAGGAAGTGGTAACCCTGCTACGTCAAGTAGTCACAAGGCTAATCGACCTGCACCACCACCTAATGGGCCTGTGCAAACACCACCTGGTCCGAGAACTCAACAGCCTACTTCTGCACCACATCAAAAAATTGCCGCGACGAAAGTTCCTAGCCCTATGAACATTGCTCTGCATGAGCAAGCATCTTCAGCAACTGCACCATTTCAAAAGGGCCCCACTCCAGTACACTACGGCCCTGTGCCAGCAAGTTGGCGCCCTCCACCTCCACCGAGAATGCCTGCACCCAGGATGCCTGCACAAGCAACAAGGATGTGTGTTCCTCAACCCCGAGGCCCCATACTGCAACCTAGAGATCCTACTCTGCAAAACAGAGACCTTGCTCCAGAAGCCATGTCTCCTGCCACACATCCCGCCCGAACTGAACAACGTCCCAGGGGTCCCAGAGGGTATGCACAACAACCCAGGCCACCAGCAATTGTGTATCTGCTGCCAAACACAAGTGCTACTAGTGGTGGGCTAATGGCATGGACTGCCCCGCAAACATTGAACTCGCCTACTGGTTCTGGACAATATGCCATACGCTCAACATTTTCCCGACAAAATGCAGACCCGCTGTTGGTTCCTTCTCCACAAACTACCAGTGATGAACGCGTACAGCTAGGGGTTGCGTCACTGGGCAAAGGACCTGCCATTCCTGAAGGTGCTCCTGTACTTGATCCTGATCTTGTTTATCCTACTACCACGGCAGACCCTACCATTCCTAGAGACCCTCCAAAATCGACAACAAAAGGAAGAGCGAAGCAACGGAGGATTCAATCAGCTCTAGAGCTGCACCCCAAGAGGAAGAACAAGTGCAGTTATTGTAGTTCTACAGACCACAATTCAGCACTATGCAAGACGAGATTGGTTTGA
- the LOC109779015 gene encoding uncharacterized protein: protein MKTKASTFFKQMLSTIVAVVKAKSTAVRAKTSTLKTRLLVLGVLRNRKLLVSAINHKIHAIMGQDDHARKEEAAQEDDGGKKAIVLYTSPSYVTERDVEAAAEEEEEESDDEYLTHSLFREEDDDDDELVNAPGSVIDVVRDAKEKEAEGAEFRLEDEIDHVADVFIRRIHKQLKLQKLESFKRFCEMMERSA from the coding sequence ATGAAGACCAAGGCTTCGACATTCTTCAAGCAGATGCTGTCCACCATCGTggccgtggtcaaggccaagtCCACGGCGGTGCGCGCCAAGACGAGCACCCTCAAGACGCGCCTCCTCGTCCTCGGCGTCCTCCGCAACAGGAAGCTCCTCGTCAGCGCCATCAACCACAAGATCCACGCCATCATGGGCCAGGACGACCACGCgcgcaaggaggaggcagcccaGGAAGACGACGGAGGCAAGAAGGCCATCGTGCTCTACACGTCGCCCAGCTACGTGACGGAGCGCGACGTGGAGGCCgccgccgaggaggaggaggaggagagcgaCGACGAGTACCTGACGCACTCGCTGTTCcgcgaggaagacgacgatgACGACGAGCTGGTGAACGCGCCGGGGTCGGTGATTGACGTGGTGCGCGACGCCaaggagaaggaggcggaggggGCTGAGTTCCGGCTGGAGGACGAGATCGACCATGTCGCCGACGTCTTCATCCGCCGGATCCACAAGCAGCTCAAGCTGCAGAAGCTCGAGTCGTTCAAGAGGTTCTgcgagatgatggagaggagcgCTTGA